From a single Miscanthus floridulus cultivar M001 chromosome 8, ASM1932011v1, whole genome shotgun sequence genomic region:
- the LOC136476838 gene encoding F-box/LRR-repeat protein At3g26922-like isoform X1, whose amino-acid sequence MASGADRISDLPEGVLHHILSLLPAQDAVRTCVLAQSWRHHWRSAPAVRFAGCTGWAGGVYTFGPFVDGLLNARRGGASLDSCDFDLDVDLDLGPYDVPRMERRVNSWIRRALRRQVRELRFQVSIKPRLPFVLEDRPLASDHLTRLELVSVQGNAGVLDFSCCPALEDLKMEDCDVRSVEMHSPSLKHLRIIYCLFYSNYRTGMSFPSLVSFDFVTNAGRVPMLESMPSLETAKVRFDHFYNDRCDNGRLDDCGDAACDGCYYYYGPDDYNCVFLEGLTEATDLKLSAYPDLYVFNRDLEWCPAYSKLKTLVLGKWFVSADFRGLIWFLHHAPLLEKLTLKPSKSLQVCNNLMKTEGSYKPLEQPIAASHLQVVEIICKDVDEIVLQILKVLNANGIPLEKIRIQCSDGYNFVCTDINSS is encoded by the exons ATGGCGAGCGGGGCGGACCGCATCAGCGACCTCCCGGAGGGcgtcctccaccacatcctctccCTCCTGCCGGCGCAGGACGCGGTGCGCACGTGCGTGCTCGCCCAGAGCTGGCGCCACCACTGGCGGTCCGCGCCCGCCGTGCGCTTCGCCGGCTGCACTGGCTGGGCCGGCGGCGTCTACACGTTCGGCCCCTTCGTCGACGGCCTGCTGAACGCCCGCCGCGGGGGCGCCTCCCTGGACTCCTGCGATTTCGACCTCGATGTCGATCTAGATCTGGGCCCGTATGACGTCCCCAGAATGGAGCGGCGCGTCAACAGCTGGATCCGCCGCGCCCTGCGGCGCCAGGTTCGGGAGCTCCGGTTCCAAGTGTCCATCAAGCCTCGGCTTCCCTTCGTGCTGGAGGATCGGCCCCTCGCCTCTGACCACCTCACGAGGCTAGAGCTTGTGAGTGTCCAGGGCAACGCCGGCGTTCTTGATTTCTCGTGCTGCCCGGCGCTGGAGGATCTCAAGATGGAGGATTGCGATGTTCGGTCGGTGGAAATGCATTCCCCATCCTTGAAACATCTGAGGATCATATACTGCCTCTTTTATTCCAACTACCGCACTGGGATGTCTTTCCCGAGCCTCGTTTCATTTGATTTCGTTACCAATGCTGGAAGGGTTCCAATGCTTGAAAGTATGCCATCTTTAGAAACTGCAAAAGTTCGATTCGATCACTTCTATAATGATCGATGTGACAATGGTCGCTTGGATGATTGTGGAGATGCTGCCTGTGATGGTTGTTATTACTATTACGGTCCTGATGATTACAACTGCGTGTTTCTCGAAGGCTTAACAGAAGCTACAGACTTGAAATTGTCAGCTTATCCTGATCTG TATGTTTTCAACAGGGATTTGGAGTGGTGCCCTGCATATAGCAAGTTAAAGACTTTGGTACTTGGCAAATGGTTTGTGTCTGCTGACTTCAGGGGACTAATTTGGTTCCTCCATCACGCACCTCTTCTGGAGAAACTTACTCTGAAGCCTTCAAAG TCGCTCCAGGTATGTAACAATTTAATGAAAACGGAGGGAAGTTACAAGCCATTGGAACAACCAATTGCAGCTAGCCATCTTCAGGTTGTTGAAATCATATGTAAAGATGTTGATGAAATAGTACTTCAAATTTTGAAGGTCTTGAATGCCAATGGCATACCACTAGAGAAAATCAGAATCCAATGTTCAGACG GTTATAATTTTGTGTGTACTGATATAAACTCCAGTTAG
- the LOC136476838 gene encoding F-box/LRR-repeat protein At3g26922-like isoform X2 encodes MASGADRISDLPEGVLHHILSLLPAQDAVRTCVLAQSWRHHWRSAPAVRFAGCTGWAGGVYTFGPFVDGLLNARRGGASLDSCDFDLDVDLDLGPYDVPRMERRVNSWIRRALRRQVRELRFQVSIKPRLPFVLEDRPLASDHLTRLELVSVQGNAGVLDFSCCPALEDLKMEDCDVRSVEMHSPSLKHLRIIYCLFYSNYRTGMSFPSLVSFDFVTNAGRVPMLESMPSLETAKVRFDHFYNDRCDNGRLDDCGDAACDGCYYYYGPDDYNCVFLEGLTEATDLKLSAYPDLYVFNRDLEWCPAYSKLKTLVLGKWFVSADFRGLIWFLHHAPLLEKLTLKPSKVCNNLMKTEGSYKPLEQPIAASHLQVVEIICKDVDEIVLQILKVLNANGIPLEKIRIQCSDGYNFVCTDINSS; translated from the exons ATGGCGAGCGGGGCGGACCGCATCAGCGACCTCCCGGAGGGcgtcctccaccacatcctctccCTCCTGCCGGCGCAGGACGCGGTGCGCACGTGCGTGCTCGCCCAGAGCTGGCGCCACCACTGGCGGTCCGCGCCCGCCGTGCGCTTCGCCGGCTGCACTGGCTGGGCCGGCGGCGTCTACACGTTCGGCCCCTTCGTCGACGGCCTGCTGAACGCCCGCCGCGGGGGCGCCTCCCTGGACTCCTGCGATTTCGACCTCGATGTCGATCTAGATCTGGGCCCGTATGACGTCCCCAGAATGGAGCGGCGCGTCAACAGCTGGATCCGCCGCGCCCTGCGGCGCCAGGTTCGGGAGCTCCGGTTCCAAGTGTCCATCAAGCCTCGGCTTCCCTTCGTGCTGGAGGATCGGCCCCTCGCCTCTGACCACCTCACGAGGCTAGAGCTTGTGAGTGTCCAGGGCAACGCCGGCGTTCTTGATTTCTCGTGCTGCCCGGCGCTGGAGGATCTCAAGATGGAGGATTGCGATGTTCGGTCGGTGGAAATGCATTCCCCATCCTTGAAACATCTGAGGATCATATACTGCCTCTTTTATTCCAACTACCGCACTGGGATGTCTTTCCCGAGCCTCGTTTCATTTGATTTCGTTACCAATGCTGGAAGGGTTCCAATGCTTGAAAGTATGCCATCTTTAGAAACTGCAAAAGTTCGATTCGATCACTTCTATAATGATCGATGTGACAATGGTCGCTTGGATGATTGTGGAGATGCTGCCTGTGATGGTTGTTATTACTATTACGGTCCTGATGATTACAACTGCGTGTTTCTCGAAGGCTTAACAGAAGCTACAGACTTGAAATTGTCAGCTTATCCTGATCTG TATGTTTTCAACAGGGATTTGGAGTGGTGCCCTGCATATAGCAAGTTAAAGACTTTGGTACTTGGCAAATGGTTTGTGTCTGCTGACTTCAGGGGACTAATTTGGTTCCTCCATCACGCACCTCTTCTGGAGAAACTTACTCTGAAGCCTTCAAAG GTATGTAACAATTTAATGAAAACGGAGGGAAGTTACAAGCCATTGGAACAACCAATTGCAGCTAGCCATCTTCAGGTTGTTGAAATCATATGTAAAGATGTTGATGAAATAGTACTTCAAATTTTGAAGGTCTTGAATGCCAATGGCATACCACTAGAGAAAATCAGAATCCAATGTTCAGACG GTTATAATTTTGTGTGTACTGATATAAACTCCAGTTAG
- the LOC136472786 gene encoding probable galactinol--sucrose galactosyltransferase 1, producing MTVGAGIAVQDGSLLALGAKVLREVRPNVLVTPAAGGGLTNGAFLGFRSAPAGSRSVFPVGKLRDQRFMCTFRFKMWWMTQRMGSSGHDIPFETQFLIVEGTDGLQSTGDGTGEQPVVYTVFLPILEGSFRAVLQGNADDELEICLESGDPDVESFEGSHLVFVGAGSDPFDVITNSVKVVERHLQTFSHREKKKMPDMLNWFGWCTWDAFYTNVTAQGVKEGLQSFEKGGVSPRFVIIDDGWQSVAMDPVGIACLSDNSANFANRLTHIKENHKFQKNGREGHREDDPAKGLAHIVNEIKGKHELKYVYVWHAITGYWGGVRPGVAGMEHYESKMQQPVSSPGVQKNEPCDALYSITINGLGLVNPEKVFSFYNELHSYLASAGIDGVKVDVQNILETLGAGHGGRVLLARKYQQALEASVARNFPDNGIISCMSHNTDNLYSSKRSAVIRASDDFWPRDPASHTIHIASVAYNTIFLGEFMQPDWDMFHSVHPMAEYHAAARAVGGCAIYVSDKPGNHDFNLLKKLVLPDGSILRAKLPGRPTRDCLFSDPARDGKSILKIWNLNEHSGVIGAFNCQGAGWCQVGKKNLIHDEQPGTVTGVIRAQDVGYLAKVADHSWNGDVIVYSHVGGEVVYLPKNASLPVTLRSREYEVFTVVPLKQLPNGASFAPIGLVGMFNSGGAVRELRFGEDSDVVELKMRGSGMVGAYSSTKPKSVAVDSKAIGFSYDDACGLVTFEIGLPEQELYLWTVSVEY from the exons ATGACGGTGGGCGCCGGGATCGCCGTCCAGGACGGCAGCCTCCTGGCGCTGGGGGCCAAGGTCCTGCGGGAGGTGCGCCCCAACGTGCTCGTCACGCCCGCCGCCGGCGGAGGCCTCACCAACGGCGCGTTCCTCGGCTTCCGCTCCGCACCCGCCGGCAGCCGCAGCGTCTTCCCCGTCGGGAAGCTCCG GGACCAGCGGTTCATGTGCACGTTCCGATTCAAGATGTGGTGGATGACGCAGAGGATGGGCTCATCAGGCCACGACATCCCCTTCGAGACGCAGTTCCTGATCGTCGAAGGCACCGATGGACTGCAGTCCACCGGCGATGGCACTGGCGAGCAACCTGTCGTGTACACCGTCTTCCTCCCCATACTGGAGGGCTCATTCCGTGCTGTTCTTCAGGGGAACGCTGACGATGAGCTGGAGATTTGCTTAGAGAGTG GCGATCCAGATGTGGAATCCTTCGAAGGCTCCCATCTGGTCTTTGTTGGCGCCGGATCGGATCCGTTCGATGTCATCACAAATTCAGTAAA AGTCGTTGAGAGGCACTTGCAGACGTTTTCTCACAGGGAAAAGAAAAAG ATGCCAGACATGCTCAACTGGTTTGGTTGGTGCACGTGGGATGCATTCTACACCAATGTCACTGCTCAAGGAGTGAAGGAAGGATTACAGAG CTTTGAGAAAGGTGGGGTTTCTCCTAGATTTGTCATAATTGACGACGGATGGCAGTCGGTTGCTATGGATCCTGTGGGAATCGCTTGCTTATCTGATAACTCAGCCAA CTTTGCAAACAGGTTGACTCACATTAAGGAGAACCACAAGTTTCAGAAAAATGGCAGAGAGGGTCACAGGGAAGATGATCCAGCAAAGGGCCTAGCACACATCGTCAATGAAATCAAAGGGAAACATGAGCTAAA GTATGTGTATGTATGGCATGCCATTACTGGATACTGGGGTGGAGTCAGGCCAGGTGTAGCTGGAATGGAGCACTACGAATCAAAGATGCAGCAGCCTGTGTCATCACCAGGGGTTCAGAAAAACGAGCCCTGCGATGCTTTGTACAGCATAACGATCAATGGACTGGGCCTTGTTAACCCTGAGAAAGTATTCAGTTTCTACAATGAACTCCACTCGTATCTTGCATCTGCTGGGATCGATGGGGTCAAGGTAGACGTGCAGAACATCCTTGAGACGCTGGGTGCTGGCCATGGGGGAAGGGTACTGCTAGCTAGAAAGTACCAGCAGGCTCTAGAAGCTTCCGTCGCTAGGAACTTCCCTGACAATGGCATCATATCATGCATGAGCCACAACACTGACAACCTATACAG TTCAAAACGGAGCGCGGTGATTAGAGCCTCTGATGATTTCTGGCCGAGAGACCCTGCTTCCCATACCATACACATTGCATCTGTCGCCTATAACACCATTTTTCTTGGTGAATTCATGCAGCCAGATTGGGACATGTTCCAT AGTGTTCATCCGATGGCTGAATACCATGCTGCAGCTCGAGCGGTTGGTGGTTGTGCCATATATGTCAG TGATAAGCCTGGAAACCATGACTTCAATCTGCTTAAGAAGCTTGTGCTTCCTGACGGATCGATCCTGCGTGCAAAACTCCCTGGGAGACCAACTAGAGATTGCCTCTTCTCTGATCCCGCAAGGGACGGCAAAAG CATTCTCAAGATATGGAACCTGAACGAACACTCCGGTGTCATTGGCGCCTTCAACTGCCAAGGTGCCGGTTGGTGCCAGGTAGGGAAGAAGAACCTCATCCACGATGAGCAGCCCGGAACGGTGACCGGCGTCATCCGGGCACAGGATGTGGGCTACCTTGCAAAGGTTGCTGATCACAGCTGGAACGGTGACGTGATCGTGTATTCGCACGTAGGAG GGGAGGTGGTGTACCTGCCGAAGAACGCCTCGCTGCCTGTGACGCTGAGATCACGCGAGTACGAGGTGTTCACCGTGGTCCCTCTGAAGCAGCTGCCAAACGGCGCCTCGTTCGCGCCGATTGGTCTGGTTGGCATGTTCAACTCTGGTGGCGCGGTGAGGGAGCTGAGATTCGGTGAGGATTCGGACGTCGTTGAGCTCAAAATGCGGGGCTCGGGCATGGTCGGAGCTTATTCCTCGACCAAGCCGAAGAGTGTCGCCGTCGATTCGAAGGCGATTGGTTTCTCTTACGATGACGCCTGTGGTCTGGTCACCTTTGAGATTGGCCTCCCCGAACAAGAACTGTACTTGTGGACAGTTTCAGTGGAGTACTGA